A stretch of Pomacea canaliculata isolate SZHN2017 linkage group LG6, ASM307304v1, whole genome shotgun sequence DNA encodes these proteins:
- the LOC112566546 gene encoding uncharacterized protein LOC112566546 isoform X1 → MVLFRQLSTLLCAAVLVCILKPSESQIGAACPSTGCSTVIPNSDCLNGACECKQGFYDDQGSDCLPKKGLGDACAYNDECQDSSHCDGGHCVGTANNTTVGTTTVGTTTDVTTTVGTTTAGTADQNNPSNGARTVISIGDRAVVIQGFLQYVMVNRN, encoded by the exons atggtTCTGTTCAGACAGCTGTCCACCCTGCTGTGTGCGGCG GTCCTCGTCTGCATCCTGAAGCCGAGTGAGAGTCAGATAGGAGCAGCTTGTCCTTCTACAGGGTGTAGTACTGTCATACCAAACAGCGACTGTCTTAACGGTGCTTGTGAGTGTAAACAAGGCTTCTATGATGACCAGGGAAGCGACTGTCTTCCTA AAAAAGGTTTGGGAGATGCGTGCGCTTACAACGATGAGTGTCAGGATTCCAGCCACTGCGACGGTGGTCACTGTGTCGGTACTGCTAACAACACGACTGTTGGCACCACGACTGTTGGCACCACGACTGATGTCACCACGACTGTTGGCACCACGACTGCTGGCACTGCAG accAAAACAATCCAAGCAACGGCGCACGTACTGTTATTTCCATAGGAGACAGAGCTGTGGTGATTCAAGGGTTCCTGCAGTACGTGATGGTCAACCGGAACTGA
- the LOC112566546 gene encoding uncharacterized protein LOC112566546 isoform X2, with amino-acid sequence MVLFRQLSTLLCAAVLVCILKPSESQIGAACPSTGCSTVIPNSDCLNGACECKQGFYDDQGSDCLPKKGLGDACAYNDECQDSSHCDGGHCVGTANNTTVGTTTVGTTTDVTTTVGTTTAGTAGDRAVVIQGFLQYVMVNRN; translated from the exons atggtTCTGTTCAGACAGCTGTCCACCCTGCTGTGTGCGGCG GTCCTCGTCTGCATCCTGAAGCCGAGTGAGAGTCAGATAGGAGCAGCTTGTCCTTCTACAGGGTGTAGTACTGTCATACCAAACAGCGACTGTCTTAACGGTGCTTGTGAGTGTAAACAAGGCTTCTATGATGACCAGGGAAGCGACTGTCTTCCTA AAAAAGGTTTGGGAGATGCGTGCGCTTACAACGATGAGTGTCAGGATTCCAGCCACTGCGACGGTGGTCACTGTGTCGGTACTGCTAACAACACGACTGTTGGCACCACGACTGTTGGCACCACGACTGATGTCACCACGACTGTTGGCACCACGACTGCTGGCACTGCAG GAGACAGAGCTGTGGTGATTCAAGGGTTCCTGCAGTACGTGATGGTCAACCGGAACTGA
- the LOC112566371 gene encoding uncharacterized protein LOC112566371, translated as MVLCRQLSTLLCAAVLVCILKPSDSQIGAACLPTTECSAIPNSECLNGACECKQGYYADHGSDCRPKKGLTDPCTNNDECQDSSHCDGGHCVAITTTVGTTTVGTTIVNTAGTNNNSHNNTSNGAQSSVFTGDKLLMISMFLLYLLVNRN; from the exons ATGGTTCTGTGCAGACAGCTGTCCACCCTGCTGTGTGCGGCG GTCCTCGTCTGCATCCTGAAGCCGAGTGACAGTCAGATAGGAGCAGCGTGCCTTCCTACTACAGAGTGTAGTGCCATACCCAACAGCGAATGTCTTAACGGTGCTTGTGAGTGTAAACAAGGCTACTATGCTGACCATGGAAGCGACTGTCGTCCTA AAAAAGGTTTGACAGATCCGTGCACTAACAACGATGAGTGTCAGGACTCCAGTCATTGCGACGGTGGTCACTGTGTCGCTATCACCACGACTGTTGGCACCACGACTGTTGGCACCACGATTGTGAACACCGCAG gcacaaacaacaacagccacaacaacacctccaATGGCGCACAATCCTCTGTTTTCACAGGAGACAAACTTCTGATGATTTCAATGTTCCTGCTGTACCTGCTGGTGAACCGGAACTGA